One window from the genome of Natronomonas pharaonis DSM 2160 encodes:
- a CDS encoding ammonium transporter, whose amino-acid sequence MIEATLLQVEGAEAVVNSVNYSWILTVTFLIFFMHAGFAMLEAGQVRAKNVANQLTKNMLTWSVGVVTFFLIGMGVSNLTGQVTGVGEMGSLSMFGAGGESTLGWIDWLYSAVFAMTMATIVSGAVAGRAKLRAYVGYTFLVAAIIYPVVAGLGWYGGWLGETLGFHDFAGGMIVHGVGGIAGLVAAYVLGSRIGRFNDDGSANVMPGHSMTFAVLGTLMLCFGWYGFNVGTAATALSLGDSAFLLGGDGGSWVAGRVAMATTLGMAMGAIGAGAVALLKTGKVDTLYVANGMLAGLVGVTGTADVLTPMGGIMLGLIAGAQLPIVFEFVEKRLNIDDVCAVFPVHGSAGILGIVLYPLWSTGGTPIGAGVVPGGILSIEASMFAPQIIGTLVITAWTVAATAVVWGAFRLAGQARVSREHEQEGLDLSEHGTDTYPEFGGRDAVATDGGYTEAVRSNSDHEIRTDGGQPNDGGIKMVMAFIRPDKLSDVKQGLAEVGAPSLTVTNVSGRGSQPAKKGQWRGEEYSVDLHQKVKLECVVADIPAEDVAEAIAEAGKTGDPGDGKVFILPVDEAYQIRTGEVGTDAV is encoded by the coding sequence ATGATTGAGGCAACGCTGTTGCAGGTCGAGGGCGCAGAGGCTGTCGTCAACTCGGTTAACTACTCGTGGATACTGACGGTCACGTTCCTCATCTTCTTCATGCACGCCGGCTTCGCGATGCTCGAAGCCGGGCAGGTGCGGGCGAAGAACGTCGCCAACCAGCTGACAAAGAACATGCTCACCTGGAGTGTGGGTGTCGTCACGTTCTTCCTCATCGGGATGGGTGTTTCAAACCTCACCGGTCAGGTGACCGGTGTCGGCGAGATGGGCTCGCTCTCGATGTTCGGTGCTGGCGGTGAATCAACGCTTGGCTGGATTGACTGGCTCTACAGCGCCGTCTTCGCGATGACGATGGCAACCATCGTCTCCGGAGCGGTCGCCGGCCGTGCGAAGCTCCGCGCGTACGTCGGCTACACGTTCCTCGTCGCTGCCATCATCTACCCCGTTGTCGCCGGTCTTGGCTGGTACGGTGGCTGGCTCGGCGAGACGCTCGGCTTCCACGACTTCGCGGGCGGGATGATAGTCCACGGCGTCGGCGGTATCGCTGGCCTCGTGGCGGCATACGTGCTCGGCTCGCGTATCGGTCGGTTCAACGACGACGGTTCGGCGAACGTCATGCCCGGCCACTCGATGACATTTGCCGTTCTCGGGACGTTGATGCTCTGTTTCGGCTGGTACGGGTTCAACGTCGGAACGGCTGCGACGGCACTGAGCCTCGGGGACAGTGCGTTCCTGCTCGGCGGCGACGGCGGTAGCTGGGTCGCCGGCCGCGTCGCCATGGCGACGACTCTCGGCATGGCGATGGGCGCAATCGGTGCTGGTGCGGTCGCGCTTCTGAAGACCGGCAAAGTCGACACGCTGTACGTCGCAAACGGTATGCTCGCCGGTCTTGTCGGCGTGACCGGTACCGCTGACGTGCTAACACCGATGGGCGGTATCATGCTCGGCCTCATCGCCGGCGCACAGCTGCCCATCGTCTTCGAGTTCGTCGAGAAACGACTCAACATCGACGACGTCTGTGCAGTCTTCCCCGTCCACGGTAGCGCGGGTATCCTCGGCATCGTCCTCTACCCGCTGTGGTCGACCGGCGGCACACCAATCGGCGCCGGTGTCGTCCCCGGCGGAATCCTCTCGATTGAAGCGTCGATGTTCGCACCACAGATTATCGGGACGCTCGTCATTACCGCCTGGACGGTCGCTGCGACTGCGGTTGTCTGGGGCGCGTTTAGACTTGCCGGTCAGGCCCGCGTTTCCAGAGAACACGAACAGGAAGGACTCGACCTCTCCGAGCACGGCACCGACACCTACCCCGAGTTCGGCGGTCGGGACGCGGTCGCGACCGACGGCGGGTACACGGAAGCGGTTCGCTCCAACAGCGACCACGAAATCCGCACTGATGGCGGGCAGCCCAACGATGGCGGCATCAAGATGGTGATGGCGTTCATCCGCCCAGACAAGCTTTCGGATGTCAAGCAGGGTCTCGCCGAGGTCGGCGCACCGTCGCTGACAGTAACGAACGTCTCCGGCCGCGGCTCCCAGCCAGCAAAGAAGGGCCAGTGGCGCGGCGAGGAGTACAGTGTTGACCTCCACCAGAAGGTGAAACTCGAGTGTGTCGTCGCCGACATCCCCGCGGAAGATGTCGCCGAAGCCATCGCCGAGGCCGGTAAGACCGGCGACCCCGGCGACGGAAAGGTGTTCATCCTCCCGGTCGACGAGGCCTACCAGATCCGGACCGGCGAGGTCGGGACGGACGCCGTCTGA
- a CDS encoding MGMT family protein — translation MDVTPEAGIYARESPYLQRHVQVGVAGGRVLSVSFPETPDADAETDHQLLDRIEVYLDGEADDFADVEVAMTMPTDQRSVLETLRSVPYGETTTVEALTQMTAGLDPEENDDRRLVRTALAENPAPLVVGDHRVSDGPGAAPAAVEQRLRSLEEL, via the coding sequence ATGGACGTGACACCGGAAGCCGGCATCTACGCCCGCGAGTCACCGTATCTGCAACGACACGTACAGGTCGGTGTCGCCGGTGGGCGGGTGCTGTCGGTTTCGTTCCCCGAGACACCGGATGCAGACGCCGAGACCGACCACCAGCTACTGGACCGAATCGAAGTCTACCTCGACGGCGAGGCGGACGACTTCGCCGATGTCGAGGTCGCGATGACCATGCCGACAGACCAGCGGTCGGTGCTGGAGACACTCCGGTCGGTGCCGTACGGTGAAACAACGACTGTCGAGGCGCTTACGCAAATGACGGCGGGACTCGACCCCGAGGAAAACGATGACAGGCGGCTGGTTCGGACGGCGCTGGCCGAGAACCCAGCGCCGCTTGTCGTCGGCGACCACCGCGTCTCCGACGGGCCGGGCGCAGCCCCAGCGGCCGTCGAACAACGGCTCCGCTCGCTGGAAGAGCTCTAG
- the sufU gene encoding Fe-S cluster assembly sulfur transfer protein SufU: MGIGSDMYRQQILDHYKNPRNYGELEDADIEHVGENPMCGDTIKMFLQLADDGDTIERVSFIGDGCAISQASASMLSEELRGESLEAVREMDRDDIIDMLGVDLSPMRIKCAVLAEKVAQDGIAIHQGDAEIDETTTE, translated from the coding sequence ATGGGAATCGGCTCGGACATGTACCGCCAGCAAATCCTCGACCACTACAAGAACCCGCGCAACTACGGGGAACTCGAGGACGCGGACATCGAGCACGTCGGCGAGAACCCGATGTGCGGCGACACCATCAAGATGTTCCTCCAGCTGGCTGACGACGGCGATACGATAGAGCGGGTGAGCTTCATCGGCGACGGCTGTGCCATCAGCCAGGCCTCGGCGAGCATGCTCTCCGAGGAGCTTCGCGGCGAGTCGCTCGAAGCCGTCCGTGAGATGGACCGTGACGATATCATCGACATGCTCGGTGTCGACCTCAGCCCGATGCGCATCAAGTGTGCCGTCCTCGCCGAGAAGGTCGCCCAAGACGGCATTGCGATTCATCAGGGCGACGCCGAAATCGACGAGACGACGACCGAGTAG
- a CDS encoding DUF7533 family protein, whose protein sequence is MTLGIVRTLQLAATLVVAGPVGLVGVFNLIEGNHLHGVAFLAAAVAIVAVSEYVYLRLTDRTVGRLRRIGGRLRRD, encoded by the coding sequence GTGACGCTCGGCATTGTTCGGACGCTACAGCTTGCGGCGACGCTCGTCGTCGCCGGACCGGTCGGGCTGGTTGGTGTGTTCAACCTCATCGAAGGAAATCACCTCCACGGCGTCGCCTTCCTCGCTGCGGCTGTCGCTATCGTGGCGGTGAGCGAGTACGTCTATCTCCGGCTCACAGACCGGACTGTCGGACGACTGCGTCGAATCGGCGGCAGGTTGCGGCGCGACTAG
- a CDS encoding ketopantoate reductase family protein codes for MRITIFGAGSLGSLVGGLLAREHDVVLVGRDPHVSRSRDSGLTIDGELATTVQLDARRDVPDRVGLAVICVKAFDTTTAAEALSGADIDACLSLQNGLGNEATLADQLAVPVLAGTCTYGALLESPGTVTCTGRGTVVLGARDGGSLPLADRVGDAFATAGLDVTVAEDMPRRLWEKLAVNAGINATTALARVDNGVLCSDDGNAVATAAARETAAVARATGIDLPTSTAVEATERVAATTAANVSSMRQDVRDGRRTEVDAINGYVVDKGNEFGVETPTNRTLCRLLRAWERGRGLRP; via the coding sequence ATGCGAATCACGATTTTCGGTGCTGGCAGCCTCGGCAGCCTCGTCGGTGGCTTGCTCGCCCGCGAGCACGATGTCGTCCTTGTCGGTCGCGACCCACACGTCAGCCGCAGCCGCGACTCCGGCCTCACCATCGACGGCGAACTAGCAACCACTGTACAGCTGGACGCCCGCCGTGATGTCCCCGACCGGGTCGGACTCGCCGTTATCTGCGTGAAAGCGTTCGATACGACGACTGCCGCCGAGGCGCTGTCCGGGGCCGACATAGACGCCTGCCTCTCCTTGCAGAACGGGCTCGGCAACGAAGCAACGCTTGCCGACCAGCTTGCCGTACCGGTGCTTGCCGGCACCTGCACCTACGGCGCGCTACTGGAATCGCCGGGTACTGTCACCTGTACCGGCCGCGGAACCGTCGTCCTTGGTGCGCGGGACGGCGGCTCCTTGCCGCTTGCCGACCGCGTCGGCGACGCCTTTGCGACAGCCGGTCTCGACGTGACCGTCGCCGAGGACATGCCGCGACGGCTCTGGGAGAAACTGGCGGTCAACGCCGGCATCAATGCCACGACGGCGCTGGCCCGCGTCGACAACGGTGTGCTCTGTTCTGACGACGGCAACGCCGTCGCGACAGCGGCGGCGCGGGAGACGGCAGCCGTCGCTCGTGCTACGGGCATCGACCTGCCGACATCGACAGCCGTGGAGGCGACCGAACGCGTCGCCGCGACGACCGCTGCCAACGTCTCCTCGATGCGGCAGGATGTCCGTGACGGTCGCCGTACCGAGGTCGACGCGATAAACGGCTACGTCGTCGACAAAGGAAACGAGTTCGGTGTCGAGACGCCGACGAACCGAACGCTCTGTCGGCTCCTCCGTGCGTGGGAGCGCGGCCGCGGGCTTCGGCCGTGA
- the hemB gene encoding porphobilinogen synthase — MDLTDRPRRLRADGVRDLVSETELHASDLIAPIFVDATTDERVEIESMPGHERVPVEEAVPRTEEVLSTGVESVIVFGVPESKDSEGSRAWADDGVVQRAVRAITDETDAYVITDVCFCEYTDHGHCGILESDAAEDPHLTMDNDATLELLRRTAVSHAEAGADMVAPSGMVDGMVGAIRNALDAAGYEQIPVMSYAAKYESAFYGPFRDAADGAPSFGDRRHYQMDPANAREARREVRLDVEQGADVLMVKPALPYLDIVSELRREFDRPVAAYNVSGEYAMLHAAADRGWLDRQSVAHESLLSIKRAGADLILTYFAESVAERL, encoded by the coding sequence ATGGACCTGACAGACCGCCCCCGTCGACTCCGGGCTGACGGCGTCCGCGACCTCGTCAGCGAGACGGAACTGCACGCCTCCGACCTCATTGCCCCTATCTTCGTCGACGCGACGACCGACGAGCGGGTCGAAATCGAATCGATGCCCGGCCACGAGCGCGTCCCGGTCGAGGAGGCCGTCCCCCGAACCGAGGAGGTGCTCTCGACCGGTGTCGAGTCGGTCATCGTCTTCGGCGTCCCCGAATCCAAAGACTCTGAGGGAAGCCGCGCGTGGGCCGACGACGGCGTCGTCCAGCGGGCTGTCCGTGCGATAACCGACGAGACGGACGCCTACGTCATCACCGACGTTTGCTTCTGTGAATACACCGACCACGGCCACTGTGGCATCCTCGAATCGGACGCGGCGGAGGACCCACACCTGACGATGGACAACGACGCAACACTGGAACTGTTGCGGCGGACGGCCGTCTCCCACGCCGAGGCCGGCGCGGATATGGTCGCTCCCTCCGGAATGGTTGACGGGATGGTCGGTGCCATACGGAACGCGCTCGATGCCGCCGGCTACGAACAGATACCGGTGATGTCCTACGCGGCAAAATACGAGTCGGCCTTCTACGGCCCGTTTCGGGACGCTGCGGACGGCGCTCCGTCCTTCGGCGACCGACGGCATTACCAGATGGACCCGGCCAACGCCCGCGAGGCGCGCCGCGAAGTACGCCTCGATGTCGAACAGGGTGCAGACGTACTGATGGTGAAACCGGCGCTGCCGTACCTCGACATCGTCTCCGAACTCCGTCGGGAGTTCGACCGGCCTGTCGCCGCCTACAACGTCTCCGGCGAGTACGCGATGCTGCACGCCGCTGCCGACCGTGGCTGGCTCGACCGCCAGTCCGTTGCCCACGAGTCGCTGCTGTCGATCAAGCGGGCCGGCGCAGACCTGATTTTGACGTACTTCGCCGAATCCGTCGCTGAACGTCTCTGA
- a CDS encoding alpha/beta hydrolase, protein MDTPQSDASAELPLVHVSRPGTVDSNAPAIVLIHGRGTNERDLLPLAAQLPDELHVLSVRAPQPMDGPDSYTWYDLDLSAGGLHASQPDPEGFRRSLDLVHDFVDAAIEAYDLDADRVGLLGFSQGAITSLSALLERPEAYRWIVALNGYLAEAHHDEVENADGTPVFVGCGNRDQVIPPERAQRAAELLGEGGAEVRFERYDVGHGTTPAAVTDVGGWLEGRY, encoded by the coding sequence ATGGATACTCCGCAGTCGGATGCTTCGGCAGAACTGCCGCTCGTCCACGTAAGCAGGCCGGGAACCGTCGATTCGAACGCGCCCGCGATAGTCCTGATACACGGCCGAGGAACGAACGAACGGGACTTGCTACCGCTTGCGGCACAGCTTCCTGACGAGCTGCACGTCCTGAGCGTCCGTGCGCCGCAGCCGATGGACGGCCCGGACAGCTACACGTGGTATGACCTCGACCTCTCGGCAGGCGGGCTCCACGCCAGCCAACCGGACCCCGAGGGGTTCCGTCGAAGCCTCGATTTAGTCCATGACTTCGTCGATGCCGCCATCGAGGCCTACGACCTCGACGCCGACCGTGTCGGCCTCCTTGGCTTCAGCCAAGGAGCAATCACGAGCCTGTCGGCACTACTGGAGCGGCCGGAGGCGTACCGATGGATTGTCGCACTAAACGGCTATCTGGCCGAAGCACACCACGACGAAGTCGAAAACGCCGACGGAACGCCAGTTTTCGTCGGCTGTGGGAACCGTGACCAGGTCATCCCTCCGGAGCGAGCACAGCGGGCCGCCGAGCTGCTCGGAGAAGGTGGGGCGGAGGTACGGTTCGAGCGCTACGATGTCGGCCATGGAACGACACCGGCTGCGGTGACGGACGTGGGTGGCTGGCTTGAAGGAAGGTACTGA
- a CDS encoding aminotransferase class V-fold PLP-dependent enzyme translates to MSQQAEPLNVEAIREDFPILQREFDDTQLVYLDNAATTQTPEPVVETIADYYRRYNANVHRGIHQLSQEASIAYEEAHDRVAEFIGASGGREEVIFTKNTTESVNLVAYAWGLEELGPGDEIVLTEMEHHANLVTWQQIAKRTGAECKYIPITDEGRLDMDAARELITDETEMVAAVHVSNTLGTVNPVSELAAIAHDHDAYMFVDAAQSVPNRSVDVEAIDADFLAFSGHKMCGPTGIGVLYGKQHILESMEPYLYGGEMILKVTFEDSKWNELPWKYEAGTPVISQGIALAEACDYLDDIGMDRIERHEARLAEYAYDRLTEHDDVEVYGPPGDDRGGLVAFNVDSVHAHDLSSILNDSAVAIRAGDHCTQPLHDVLGATASARASFYIYNTKTEVDKLVEAVDDARQLFS, encoded by the coding sequence ATGAGTCAACAGGCCGAGCCGCTGAACGTCGAGGCCATCCGGGAAGACTTCCCCATCCTCCAGCGGGAGTTTGACGACACCCAACTCGTCTATCTCGACAACGCGGCGACGACACAGACGCCGGAGCCGGTCGTCGAGACGATTGCCGACTACTACCGGCGATACAACGCCAACGTCCACCGCGGCATCCACCAGTTGAGCCAAGAGGCATCCATCGCCTACGAGGAGGCCCACGACCGCGTCGCGGAGTTCATCGGTGCCTCCGGCGGCCGCGAGGAGGTCATCTTCACGAAAAACACTACCGAGTCGGTGAACCTCGTTGCCTACGCGTGGGGGCTCGAAGAGCTCGGTCCCGGCGACGAAATCGTCCTGACCGAGATGGAACACCACGCTAACCTCGTCACGTGGCAACAGATAGCAAAGCGAACCGGCGCGGAGTGCAAATACATCCCGATTACCGACGAGGGGCGGCTCGATATGGATGCCGCCCGCGAACTCATCACCGACGAGACGGAGATGGTCGCGGCGGTCCACGTTTCGAACACCCTCGGCACCGTCAACCCGGTCTCTGAGTTGGCTGCCATCGCCCACGACCACGACGCCTACATGTTCGTCGATGCGGCCCAGTCCGTGCCGAACCGCTCCGTCGATGTCGAGGCTATCGACGCCGACTTCCTTGCCTTCTCGGGCCACAAGATGTGCGGACCGACTGGCATCGGCGTCCTCTACGGTAAACAGCACATCCTGGAGTCGATGGAGCCGTATCTCTATGGCGGCGAGATGATTCTGAAGGTGACCTTCGAGGACTCGAAGTGGAACGAACTGCCCTGGAAATACGAAGCCGGGACGCCGGTTATCAGCCAGGGTATCGCGCTGGCAGAGGCGTGTGACTACCTCGACGACATCGGGATGGACCGCATCGAGCGCCACGAAGCCCGGCTCGCCGAATACGCCTACGACCGCCTGACGGAACACGACGACGTCGAGGTGTACGGACCTCCGGGCGACGACCGGGGCGGCCTCGTCGCCTTCAACGTCGATAGCGTCCACGCCCACGACCTCTCCAGCATTCTCAACGACAGCGCCGTCGCCATCCGTGCCGGCGACCACTGCACGCAGCCGCTCCACGACGTTCTCGGCGCAACCGCCTCCGCGCGGGCATCTTTCTACATCTACAACACCAAGACAGAAGTCGACAAACTCGTCGAGGCGGTCGACGATGCGCGACAGCTGTTCAGCTGA
- a CDS encoding Lrp/AsnC family transcriptional regulator produces the protein MGERLDRQLVAALCRDARADITDIAAPTDAVATTVQKRLRALEDDGAIDGYAPRLNYERLGYETVIFQLSVPLGSVDDVTDRLRATEAFVTVYQTDGDRTVFAVGKFEDESAVAAQLHKLHDDPDIRDVDTSPVQSVHAEGDCPIPLE, from the coding sequence ATGGGAGAGCGGCTCGACAGGCAACTCGTCGCGGCGCTGTGCCGTGACGCTCGCGCCGATATCACCGACATCGCGGCTCCAACCGACGCGGTCGCGACGACGGTACAGAAACGCCTGCGGGCGCTCGAAGACGACGGCGCAATCGACGGGTATGCCCCCCGGCTCAACTACGAGCGACTCGGCTACGAGACGGTCATCTTCCAGCTTTCGGTGCCGCTGGGGTCCGTTGACGATGTGACCGACCGCCTCAGGGCGACTGAGGCGTTTGTCACCGTCTATCAGACTGACGGTGACCGGACCGTCTTCGCAGTCGGCAAATTCGAAGACGAATCGGCGGTCGCCGCACAGCTCCACAAGCTCCACGACGACCCCGATATCCGGGATGTCGACACCAGCCCGGTCCAGTCGGTCCACGCTGAGGGCGACTGTCCGATTCCGCTGGAGTAG
- a CDS encoding UvrD-helicase domain-containing protein, translated as MADSTHVTRLFGGPGSGKTTALLDRVDEMLDDGVDVNDILVVSYTRAAAAEVRERLAERLDCTPKSLRGNVCTMHAKAYELLNLSRGDVVGEQHKEEFCEEYGLEFEDENKSARRRSARSTTLGNKIIATSQWLQRTERDVADWYDVPFQWDDEEVRLPPEIDDEAQTGNKYTPTWPSDDDRVDIPEAIRAWRTYKGEHDIVGFADMLERVQQRSLLPNVDHLVIDEFQDITTLQYGVYEEWKPHMESVLIAGDDDQVVYAWQGADPNLLLDEDVDDDVVLPNSYRLPSRILNIVNTQISHIDKRQDKDLKPRKQGGRVEAVSSPSMLDLVRNVRMTLEEDDGSVMVLFRARYQMFQFMDEFIGEGIPFVSLTDQRMWTDRLQGYVDAIEAIDDGEPIDGLQAQRLGEMLADSAFGTGERDDYFDALDARQETEGVDDLAQMTLPSDFVDEHAPFAPGPAAAADMLTRVSNFQERSVDAYFSGNYRGMAADRVRVGTIHSAKGREADHVFVATDLTEKVVEQMAASVEEPEAVPGAEEFTKRSDPVPTMTDNERRVFYVGMSRARERLVLLENLVDGAPTLPIDVLLNDEPSEESLDVILERAQKRGAELKAN; from the coding sequence ATGGCTGATTCCACCCACGTAACACGACTCTTCGGTGGACCGGGGAGCGGGAAGACGACCGCTCTGCTCGACCGCGTCGACGAGATGCTCGACGACGGGGTCGATGTCAACGACATTCTGGTTGTCTCGTATACCCGCGCCGCCGCCGCTGAGGTTCGTGAGCGACTGGCCGAGCGGCTTGATTGCACCCCGAAATCACTCCGCGGCAACGTCTGTACGATGCACGCGAAGGCTTACGAACTGCTGAACCTCTCGCGTGGCGACGTTGTCGGCGAGCAACACAAAGAGGAGTTCTGCGAGGAGTACGGCCTTGAATTCGAGGACGAAAACAAGTCCGCCCGCCGTCGGTCCGCGCGGTCGACGACGCTGGGCAACAAGATCATCGCCACCTCCCAATGGCTCCAGCGGACCGAACGCGATGTCGCTGACTGGTACGATGTCCCCTTCCAGTGGGACGACGAGGAGGTCCGGCTACCGCCGGAGATTGACGATGAAGCCCAGACCGGCAACAAGTACACCCCGACGTGGCCGAGCGATGATGACCGCGTCGACATTCCCGAAGCCATCCGCGCATGGCGGACCTACAAGGGTGAACACGACATCGTCGGCTTCGCCGACATGCTCGAACGCGTCCAGCAGCGGTCGCTGCTGCCGAACGTCGACCACCTCGTTATCGACGAGTTTCAGGACATCACGACGCTGCAGTACGGGGTCTACGAGGAATGGAAGCCCCACATGGAGTCGGTGCTCATCGCCGGCGACGACGACCAGGTCGTCTACGCGTGGCAGGGGGCGGACCCGAACCTGCTGCTCGATGAAGACGTCGACGACGATGTTGTCCTCCCGAACAGCTACCGGCTTCCCTCCCGGATTCTCAACATCGTCAACACGCAGATTAGCCACATCGACAAACGACAGGACAAAGACCTCAAGCCCCGCAAGCAGGGCGGCCGCGTTGAGGCCGTCTCCTCGCCGTCGATGCTCGATTTGGTCCGGAACGTCCGGATGACGCTGGAGGAAGACGACGGCAGCGTGATGGTCCTGTTCCGGGCGCGCTACCAGATGTTCCAGTTCATGGACGAGTTCATCGGTGAGGGTATCCCGTTCGTCTCGCTGACCGACCAACGGATGTGGACCGACCGCCTGCAGGGGTATGTCGACGCCATCGAAGCCATCGACGACGGTGAACCGATTGACGGACTGCAGGCCCAGCGGCTCGGCGAGATGCTCGCCGACAGCGCCTTCGGCACCGGCGAGCGAGACGACTACTTCGATGCCCTCGACGCCCGGCAGGAGACCGAAGGGGTCGACGACCTCGCCCAGATGACGCTGCCGTCCGACTTCGTCGACGAACACGCGCCGTTCGCCCCGGGACCGGCCGCGGCGGCTGACATGCTCACGCGGGTGTCGAACTTCCAAGAGCGGTCCGTTGACGCGTACTTCAGCGGCAACTACCGGGGGATGGCGGCCGACCGGGTCCGCGTCGGGACGATTCACTCCGCGAAGGGTCGCGAGGCCGACCACGTGTTCGTCGCGACTGACCTCACCGAGAAGGTCGTCGAGCAGATGGCCGCCTCGGTCGAAGAACCCGAGGCCGTCCCCGGCGCTGAGGAATTCACAAAGCGGTCCGACCCGGTGCCGACGATGACCGACAACGAGCGCCGTGTCTTTTATGTCGGAATGTCGCGCGCCCGAGAACGGCTCGTGCTGCTGGAGAACCTCGTCGATGGTGCGCCGACGCTGCCGATCGACGTGCTGTTGAACGACGAACCGTCGGAGGAGTCGCTTGACGTGATTCTTGAACGTGCACAAAAACGCGGCGCGGAGCTGAAGGCGAACTAG
- a CDS encoding DUF7533 family protein: MGLVDTLTLFGVVALAAPIGLLGIEFLVGGRPVAGAGFLAVAVGVAVGVYARPSLKSALAARAVDAVEDGDGNESGDKP; encoded by the coding sequence ATGGGACTGGTTGATACGCTCACGCTCTTCGGCGTCGTCGCCCTCGCAGCCCCCATTGGGCTGCTCGGCATCGAGTTTCTCGTCGGCGGCCGGCCGGTCGCCGGGGCCGGCTTCCTCGCTGTCGCCGTTGGGGTTGCAGTCGGCGTCTACGCCAGGCCGAGCCTGAAATCAGCCCTTGCAGCGCGTGCCGTCGACGCAGTCGAGGACGGAGACGGAAACGAAAGCGGAGACAAGCCGTGA
- a CDS encoding halocyanin domain-containing protein, with product MDSTRRRMLGAIAGSLSVVAAGCLGGDDAGDAPDGVPQRIHEYVHTTQGYEESIPDRTGQSELRVAVGAGTGGLAFDPVVARIDAGTTVVWEWTGRGSTHNVVSDDGSDFSFESARHAEAGTTFEQPFDEPGIALYVCTPHRAQSMFGALDVV from the coding sequence ATGGACTCGACCAGACGCCGCATGCTCGGAGCCATCGCCGGCAGCCTATCCGTCGTCGCCGCCGGCTGTCTGGGCGGCGACGATGCCGGTGACGCTCCCGACGGCGTTCCCCAGCGCATCCACGAGTACGTCCACACTACGCAGGGCTACGAGGAATCGATACCCGACCGAACCGGCCAATCGGAGCTTCGGGTGGCTGTCGGTGCTGGGACAGGCGGGCTTGCGTTCGACCCGGTCGTCGCCCGTATCGACGCCGGTACGACCGTCGTCTGGGAGTGGACTGGTCGCGGAAGCACCCACAACGTCGTCTCCGACGACGGCTCTGATTTCAGCTTCGAGAGCGCCCGCCACGCCGAGGCGGGAACGACGTTCGAACAGCCCTTCGACGAGCCCGGTATCGCGCTGTACGTTTGCACCCCGCATCGCGCCCAGTCGATGTTCGGCGCACTCGACGTCGTCTGA
- a CDS encoding HVO_0416 family zinc finger protein — MAATNDIFDDFLDDRGHETESPTWEEDYNKKRCPDCGGLHGLDASVCSVCGWQPT; from the coding sequence ATGGCAGCCACGAACGATATCTTCGACGACTTTCTGGACGACCGGGGCCACGAAACCGAATCTCCGACGTGGGAGGAGGACTATAACAAGAAGCGGTGTCCGGACTGCGGCGGCCTCCACGGCCTCGATGCGTCCGTCTGTTCGGTCTGTGGCTGGCAGCCGACCTGA